tacagacttatgaattttaagcttgtaacATGGTATAGACTTGTGAATGTTTAGCTTCGACTATGATATtgacttatgcagtttaagcttATACCATGGGAGGAGCTAAAAAATTCATAAGCTTGTACCGTGGTACAAGCTAAATATTCATAAGTCTATATTATTTAAGACTAGATttaaagcccgtgcgatgcacgggttaaattcattttttattgtttttaactggtctttatttatctattaaaaaatttcaaaacttatctcttattatcttttaagagtctttatttatctacttttatttttctttaattatcttttaaaagagttttatttatctttatctcttattatcttttgcCGGTCGTTATCTCTTATTCTTTTGATGAATGTCAGTTGCATTGAAAATTTGGAATAGTCGACCAGCCTCTTCAATATTTAATTTTTCGTTTTATCTTACTTGAAGTGTTATAGACATTTAGTACCAGTAACTTTATGATTATGTCAACCCAATGAATTAAGTAAAATCGAACCAAAATTAGCACTAAATTAAAATATAGCCTTCTAAGTTTAAGACACCCAAAAGCTATATACGGATCTAGAACACATAGAACACGGGATGCACAGGCGCTAAAAAAGGTAATTGAAATCTAATAATATCTAACtttaaaaagaagaaaaaaaacatctaATAATATCTAACTATCCAAGTAATTAAAATCTTTGAAATATTTTCTAATACTATGAGTAAAGTTAGAAATACATTATaataatctttaaaaaacaGAGAATTAAAGTTAGACATCAAGAATGAAGTGTGCAAACTATTATTAGGTTGCATACATTATAATCGAGCTTGTTGGTTTACGAGTTCTTGCCTAATGGGAGCTTGTGGGATAGGTTGCATAGTAGCAAGAAACTAACATTAGATTGGCAAAGTCGGTATGGTATTGCTTTGGGTGCTGCGAAAGGGTTGGAATACCTTCATCATGGTTACGAAAGACCAATTATTCATCGTGATGTCAAGTCTAGCAATATATTGTTAGATGAGTTTCTCAAGCCTAGAATTGCTGATTTTGGGCTCGCAAAGATCCCTCAACTCAACGCTAGTAATTGTGATTCAACTCATGTCATCGCCGGAACACATGAGGAGAGGAAGCCCAACCATGTCAATTGGTCAGCATCGTTGTTGCCAAACAAGATACAGGAAAGCAAACAAAAGTTCTAAGACCTATTATTGAATTATTGTCTAGTAACTTCTCATACATTCATTATTTAAACGTGACCAATTgcttatatgtatatatatacaaaaaaagCAATTGACAATTATCATATTAAGTAGTCAATTATGGCAAGACTCTAATATTATTTACTTAATTATGTGATGATGTGTAAAATCTATGTATATGTCCATGTTTATCTATTGCTTGACGTTTTTCCCATATTAAGACTCTtagattatttattttattaattaataatttaattatattcGATGACGTGGAAAACCTACGTGGCGCTCCGAAAActcttgaaaaaactcccctttatatatatatttaagatTTTGATTTGTTATTGCATTTCATTTAATGTAatcggaaaaaaaaatagagacttatgaatttttagctccttccatggtacgggcttatgaattttaagctgcttccatggtacgagcttaaattgcataagtcaataccatgggcgaagctaaaaattcataagtctgcaCCATGATATAAgcttatcaattttttttaatgagaaGAGAAGAGAGAAGTAGAAATAATTACAGTTTGATGAGAAAATGGGACGTTGTACTCATGTCGTATCATTTGATTGTGATCCGTTAGAAAAACACCATGTTCTAACTCTTGCTTCGGTTGTTGGTCACCATATTTACCTACCAATCAAAATGTTAACAAAATCTTGCAATTATTATTGTATTGTTGTACACTTGCTGCTCCATTTCTGGATAACTGTCGTTTTGATTTTCCGTGGAACTTTAACCATAAATTTACCATTCAAGTTAAAATTCCAAAACAAACGCAACACTTTTGTAGAAATGAAAGCACCAATCATGAATTTATAAAATGATTTGAACATGTAATATTACGTGTcaatgtattattattttatttactttttagaAAAACGGCTCATGCCATTAGAATTCATTACTAGGACATCTCACACACACATGACATTATTGATTATATTTAAAGTATCataataagaataataagaAATAAAAATTCAGCAAATATAAGCAATAAACTTACATAATATTTGAATAAAATACCTAAAGGTGACATGGGAAATTGTTGTTCATCGTTGAGGTTGATGGAGTTTTCATGATAATTGCAATCTAATGATAGATTGTTGGAGGAGTGTGGATCTTGCCGGAAGTTGTCTGCCCAATAAATTATTTGAGATTGGgattttgatgatgatgatgatttgcTTCCAAAGTATTGATCACCCTTTTGATTCATTGCTTTACTCACTTTTATAGTTTGATATGTATATATTTAATTGCTATTTTCTGAAAGTCTTCTCACTTCTTACTAGAATCACCTGAAAACAAaaatactaaaccaaatttcTTTGAGTTAttcataaatttataatcatTTATAGAGTATTAAGGTAAGGAAATGAGAAGGGAAAAAAATTACAGAATAAAAAGAAATCGGGttgaataaaaatataaataaaataaaaacagacAAAGGGAGTATTGTAAATCTCAGTACACTCTGTCTATTTTATGTTCAACATGATTATAGTAAGTCGGAAggagaaaaatgaaaaaaaaaaaaaaaaaacggaaacAAAGAAAACAGTGACAAATTACTTTAGTAGTAGTTGCTTAAAAAAATAAGGGTAACAAAAGTATATCAtaaaaaattaactaaataCTAGTTATTATAAGAATGTGTAATCTAACTAAACTATATTCTCGCCCCAAAAAAAATGTAAACTATCTTAAATAAATCTCCTGAGTAATTTTAAGGTTCTTCTTATGTACTCATAGTAGTTATTGGACAGTAAACTTATTCAAGATATAGATTgaataaaatcaaagaaaaacaaattaaactTACAATGTGTGGCTCAAGAAGAAAGAAGAAACCTTAAGCTTGTTGTTCCAAA
This genomic stretch from Spinacia oleracea cultivar Varoflay chromosome 3, BTI_SOV_V1, whole genome shotgun sequence harbors:
- the LOC110797855 gene encoding nuclear transcription factor Y subunit A-7 isoform X1, coding for MNQKGDQYFGSKSSSSSKSQSQIIYWADNFRQDPHSSNNLSLDCNYHENSINLNDEQQFPMSPLGKYGDQQPKQELEHGVFLTDHNQMIRHEYNVPFSHQTSYYEGMHSSNGVALPAESSKYEPIYVNAKQYHGILRRRQSRAKAEMENRAVKSRKPYLHESRHLHAIRRQRGSGGRFLNTKHHHSSNSTTQSSY